In the Chryseobacterium sp. MYb264 genome, one interval contains:
- a CDS encoding anthranilate synthase component II, translating to MNNIKQATENDKPSTTNHQPSTKILVFDNYDSFTYNLVQIIERILGSKVDVVRNDQITLEEIKKYDKIILSPGPGIPEEAGILLDLIKEYAPTKSILGVCLGQQAIAEAFGGSLINLSEIFHGVATSAELVKNDTKLFQDLSSGLEVGRYHSWAVNPDNFPDELEITAVDKDGMIMALQHKKYDVHGVQFHPESILTPDGEVIIKNFLLH from the coding sequence ATGAACAATATAAAACAAGCAACCGAAAACGATAAACCATCAACCACTAACCATCAACCATCAACCAAAATTCTTGTCTTCGATAATTACGATAGTTTTACCTATAATTTAGTTCAGATTATTGAAAGAATTTTGGGATCAAAAGTGGATGTGGTTAGAAATGACCAGATAACTTTAGAAGAAATCAAGAAATATGATAAAATCATTCTTTCACCAGGTCCGGGAATTCCTGAAGAAGCAGGAATTTTGCTGGATTTAATTAAAGAATATGCTCCTACGAAAAGTATTTTGGGCGTTTGTCTTGGTCAGCAGGCTATTGCCGAAGCGTTCGGCGGAAGTCTAATCAATCTTTCGGAAATTTTTCACGGAGTTGCCACTTCTGCTGAATTGGTAAAAAATGATACAAAACTGTTCCAAGATTTATCAAGCGGTTTGGAAGTCGGAAGATATCACAGTTGGGCTGTCAATCCTGATAATTTCCCAGATGAATTGGAAATTACGGCAGTAGATAAAGACGGAATGATCATGGCATTGCAGCATAAAAAATATGATGTGCATGGAGTTCAGTTTCACCCCGAAAGTATTTTAACTCCTGACGGAGAAGTGATCATTAAAAACTTCCTTCTACATTGA
- a CDS encoding cupin domain-containing protein: MNKKFMTTKTFLKTVCIASLLAATLGCDNSSSDDESSEYSDQIESVTLLKTQKSWDGALYEKYPDGQPEITVLKISVPPNKALDWHKHPVINAAYVEKGEIQVERRDNGEAQTFRKGQIVPEMLNVPHRGKTGDKGQL; encoded by the coding sequence ATGAACAAAAAATTTATGACTACAAAAACTTTCCTGAAAACGGTATGCATCGCTTCCCTTCTGGCAGCAACATTAGGTTGCGACAATTCATCTTCAGATGATGAATCTTCAGAATATTCTGATCAAATAGAATCGGTAACCCTATTAAAAACACAAAAATCGTGGGACGGCGCTTTGTATGAAAAATATCCCGATGGTCAGCCTGAAATTACCGTTTTAAAGATTTCAGTTCCGCCAAACAAAGCACTGGATTGGCACAAACATCCCGTTATCAACGCTGCGTATGTAGAAAAAGGTGAAATTCAGGTGGAAAGAAGAGATAACGGGGAAGCACAAACGTTCAGAAAAGGACAAATTGTTCCTGAAATGTTAAACGTTCCTCACCGCGGTAAAACAGGCGACAAAGGGCAACTTTAA
- the trpD gene encoding anthranilate phosphoribosyltransferase, giving the protein MKEILQYLFNHHTLSKSEAKAIMIEIAQNKFNATEVTAFISIFLMRNITLKELEGFREALLQMAVPVNLDTSDAIDIVGTGGDGKNTINISTLASFIVAGAGQKVTKHGNYGASTTTGASNVLEELGYEFKNDSARLQEDLEKANICFLHAPYFHPALQSVGLLRKSLGLRTFFNLLGPLVNPAKPQYSMIGIYNLEIARIYQYLLQKDDKEFILVHGMDGYDEISLTHDSKIITKNGEEIYSAEDLGFDSVTPESIKAGKTTQETAKIFRNILNGKGTEQQNSVVLANASVALYHTHKFGNYDDCLLLAQESLFGGKALKCLELLLD; this is encoded by the coding sequence ATGAAAGAAATACTGCAATATTTATTCAATCATCACACCTTGTCCAAATCTGAGGCAAAGGCTATTATGATTGAAATTGCTCAAAATAAATTTAATGCCACAGAAGTGACTGCTTTTATTTCCATTTTTCTGATGCGAAATATCACCCTTAAAGAACTTGAAGGTTTTCGTGAAGCCCTGTTACAAATGGCCGTTCCGGTAAATTTGGACACCAGCGACGCGATTGATATTGTCGGAACTGGTGGCGATGGAAAAAATACAATCAATATTTCAACTTTGGCAAGCTTCATCGTAGCTGGAGCCGGGCAAAAAGTAACGAAACATGGTAACTATGGTGCTTCCACAACAACCGGAGCTTCCAATGTTTTGGAAGAATTGGGTTATGAATTTAAAAATGATTCCGCAAGATTACAGGAAGATCTGGAAAAAGCAAACATCTGCTTTTTACATGCGCCGTACTTTCATCCTGCGCTTCAATCGGTTGGTTTATTGCGAAAATCGTTGGGCTTAAGAACATTTTTCAATCTTTTGGGGCCTTTGGTCAATCCAGCAAAACCTCAATATTCAATGATTGGAATTTATAATCTGGAGATTGCACGAATTTATCAATATCTGTTGCAAAAAGATGATAAAGAATTCATTTTGGTTCACGGAATGGATGGTTATGACGAAATTAGTTTAACTCATGACAGTAAAATTATCACAAAAAACGGCGAAGAAATTTATTCTGCAGAAGATTTAGGTTTTGATTCGGTAACTCCTGAAAGTATAAAAGCGGGAAAAACGACTCAGGAAACAGCAAAGATTTTTAGAAATATTTTGAATGGAAAAGGGACTGAGCAACAAAATTCAGTGGTTTTAGCAAATGCTTCTGTTGCCCTTTATCACACGCATAAATTTGGAAACTATGATGATTGTCTTTTACTCGCACAGGAGAGTTTGTTTGGCGGGAAAGCGTTGAAATGTCTTGAATTGCTTTTGGATTAA
- a CDS encoding phosphoribosylanthranilate isomerase — MTHQSSTNQDKTKLKVCGLTQLDQIHELIAMNVDFLGFIFYEKSPRYVLNHLSLDEISTINHKGKIGVFVNENLEKVIEITKKANLNFIQLHGDEDEIYILELRKKLNTETGIIKVIRIGSEESDVESKIHQTINHQLSTINYLLFDTDSTAFGGTGKQFDWNILNAIEIPLPYFLSGGISEENINQLNILNKKPFALDINSKFEIEPGIKNIKTIKVFKDMI; from the coding sequence ATGACTCACCAATCATCTACTAATCAGGATAAAACAAAACTAAAAGTCTGCGGTTTAACTCAGTTAGACCAAATTCATGAATTAATTGCTATGAATGTAGATTTTCTTGGTTTTATTTTTTACGAAAAATCGCCAAGATATGTTTTGAATCATTTGAGTTTGGATGAAATTTCAACGATTAATCACAAAGGAAAAATCGGAGTTTTTGTCAATGAAAATTTGGAAAAAGTTATTGAAATAACAAAAAAAGCCAACCTCAATTTCATACAACTCCATGGCGATGAAGATGAAATTTATATTTTAGAATTAAGAAAAAAATTAAATACTGAAACCGGAATTATTAAGGTAATCAGGATAGGAAGTGAGGAGTCAGACGTTGAAAGTAAAATCCATCAAACCATCAACCATCAACTGTCTACCATCAACTACCTCCTGTTCGACACTGATTCAACAGCATTCGGAGGCACAGGAAAACAGTTTGACTGGAATATTCTGAATGCAATTGAAATTCCTCTTCCCTATTTTTTAAGTGGCGGAATTTCAGAGGAAAATATAAATCAATTGAATATTTTAAATAAAAAACCGTTTGCTTTAGATATTAATTCAAAATTTGAGATTGAGCCCGGAATAAAAAATATAAAAACAATAAAAGTATTTAAAGATATGATATAA
- a CDS encoding four helix bundle protein, translating to MEYINLDVWIETRKFTNLVYDSTKNFPKEEVFGLTNQIRRCSVSVPSNIAEGCGRNTTKETIHFLFIARGSLYELETQIYLSSDQNYLDQEKFIIILNQIILCKKLLNGFINYHRKNLK from the coding sequence ATGGAATATATAAATCTTGATGTTTGGATAGAGACACGAAAATTTACAAATCTTGTTTATGACTCAACTAAAAATTTTCCTAAAGAGGAGGTTTTTGGGTTAACAAATCAAATCAGAAGATGTTCCGTTTCTGTACCTTCTAATATTGCAGAAGGCTGTGGGCGAAATACGACAAAAGAAACTATACATTTTTTATTTATTGCAAGAGGTTCTTTATATGAATTAGAAACTCAAATTTATTTATCATCAGATCAAAATTATTTAGATCAAGAAAAGTTTATAATTATTTTAAATCAAATAATACTTTGTAAGAAATTACTAAACGGATTTATTAATTATCATAGAAAAAATTTAAAATGA
- the trpC gene encoding indole-3-glycerol phosphate synthase TrpC — protein MNILDKIIQRKKEEVALSKSQISIEKLKDSEFFGRETFSLKESITNKSGIIAEFKRQSPSKGIINDQVSPLEVASAYENFGASGISILTDKDFFGGSFDDILSVRNHIDIPILRKDFMIDEYQFYEAKSIGADVILLIAACLTPQQVQEFTDLSHELGMEVLLEIHTEEELKHFNKNVDLVGINNRNLKDFKVDLQHSVQLKNQLPDDVLSVAESGIYSIENFQYLKEKGFNGFLMGEYFMKNNNPSRAFEEFTSNI, from the coding sequence ATGAATATTTTAGATAAAATCATACAAAGAAAAAAAGAAGAAGTTGCTCTTTCAAAATCTCAGATCTCAATTGAGAAACTGAAAGATTCTGAATTTTTCGGAAGAGAAACTTTTTCACTAAAAGAAAGCATAACAAACAAAAGCGGAATTATCGCCGAATTTAAAAGACAATCGCCTTCAAAAGGAATTATTAACGATCAAGTTTCACCTTTGGAAGTCGCTTCAGCGTATGAAAATTTTGGAGCAAGCGGAATTTCTATTTTAACGGATAAAGATTTTTTTGGAGGAAGTTTTGATGATATTTTAAGTGTAAGAAATCATATCGACATTCCTATTTTGCGAAAAGATTTCATGATTGATGAATATCAGTTTTATGAAGCTAAGAGTATCGGTGCAGATGTTATCTTGTTAATTGCCGCTTGTCTTACACCTCAACAGGTTCAGGAATTTACTGATTTATCTCATGAGCTTGGCATGGAAGTTTTATTGGAAATTCACACAGAAGAAGAATTGAAGCATTTTAACAAAAACGTTGATTTAGTGGGAATTAACAATAGAAATTTAAAAGATTTCAAAGTTGATTTACAACACTCTGTTCAATTGAAAAATCAGCTTCCAGATGATGTTCTTTCAGTGGCGGAAAGCGGAATTTACAGTATTGAAAATTTTCAATATTTAAAAGAAAAAGGATTCAATGGATTCTTAATGGGCGAATATTTCATGAAAAATAATAACCCATCGAGAGCTTTCGAAGAATTCACCTCAAATATTTAA
- a CDS encoding anthranilate synthase component I family protein, with protein MFNKKIKIKTSSKKTLGDLQTPMSIYLQVRDKFRDTILLESSDSKNIDNNFSFIAINAVAGIEIKNLNEFEIKFPGENPVKQFIIDHKVSDIFEEFSKCFECEKANDSIEETAQSLFGYTSFEAVQFFENVKFKAQSPEVEIPILRYRLYQYVIAINHYNDEMHIIENQIPGVKSEIYSLESLIKNQNTIIYPFEKNGDETSNITNEEYLDLVETAQKHCMRGDVFQLVLSRRFEQKFKGDEFNVYRALRNINPSPYLFFFDYGNYKLFGSSPESQLIIKDNKAIIHPIAGTFKRTGNFDIDLQSIEALKSDPKENAEHTMLVDLARNDLGKLGKNITVTKLKEIQLFSHVIHMVSEVTADLQEKTNPFEMVATTFPQGTLSGAPKHKALQLINKYEKDSRGYYGGCIGMIGLNGTCNQAIMIRTFLSKNNTLYYQAGAGLVAKSNPESELQEVNNKLNALKKAVEKAEKLVNR; from the coding sequence ATGTTCAATAAAAAAATAAAAATTAAAACGTCCTCGAAAAAAACATTGGGAGATCTTCAGACTCCGATGAGTATTTATTTGCAAGTTCGGGATAAATTCAGAGATACGATCCTTTTAGAAAGTTCTGATTCTAAGAATATTGATAATAATTTTTCCTTTATCGCCATCAATGCGGTTGCCGGAATTGAAATTAAAAATCTAAATGAATTTGAAATCAAGTTTCCTGGAGAAAACCCTGTAAAACAATTCATTATCGATCATAAAGTTTCCGATATTTTTGAAGAATTTTCCAAATGTTTTGAATGTGAAAAAGCCAATGATTCGATTGAAGAAACAGCGCAAAGCCTTTTTGGATATACCAGTTTTGAAGCGGTTCAGTTTTTTGAAAATGTAAAATTTAAAGCACAAAGTCCTGAAGTTGAAATTCCTATTCTTCGTTACAGACTGTATCAATATGTTATTGCCATCAATCATTATAATGATGAAATGCATATTATTGAGAATCAGATTCCGGGTGTAAAATCGGAGATCTATTCTTTAGAAAGCCTTATTAAAAATCAAAATACGATTATTTATCCTTTTGAAAAAAATGGTGATGAAACATCAAATATCACCAATGAAGAATATCTTGATTTGGTAGAAACAGCCCAAAAACATTGCATGCGAGGAGATGTTTTTCAGTTGGTATTAAGCAGAAGATTTGAACAGAAATTTAAAGGTGATGAGTTCAATGTGTATCGAGCGTTGAGAAATATCAACCCTTCGCCTTATTTATTTTTCTTCGATTATGGAAATTACAAATTATTTGGTTCAAGTCCTGAAAGTCAATTAATTATTAAAGACAACAAAGCTATCATCCATCCTATCGCCGGAACTTTCAAAAGAACAGGAAATTTTGATATTGATTTACAGTCTATTGAAGCCTTAAAAAGCGATCCTAAAGAAAATGCAGAACACACGATGCTCGTTGATTTGGCAAGAAATGACTTAGGAAAATTAGGAAAAAATATCACCGTCACAAAATTAAAGGAAATCCAACTTTTCTCTCACGTCATTCACATGGTAAGTGAAGTGACAGCAGATTTACAGGAAAAAACAAATCCGTTCGAAATGGTTGCAACTACCTTTCCACAGGGAACTTTAAGCGGAGCACCAAAGCATAAAGCACTTCAGCTCATCAATAAATATGAAAAAGATTCCCGCGGTTATTATGGTGGCTGCATCGGAATGATTGGTTTAAACGGAACCTGCAATCAAGCCATTATGATCCGAACTTTTTTAAGCAAAAACAATACTTTATATTATCAGGCAGGCGCCGGATTGGTTGCCAAATCAAACCCTGAAAGTGAATTGCAGGAAGTGAATAATAAGCTGAATGCTCTGAAAAAAGCGGTTGAAAAGGCAGAGAAGTTAGTTAATAGATAA
- the trpB gene encoding tryptophan synthase subunit beta — protein sequence MNYKNPDKHGYYGDFGGAFIPEMLYPNVEELQKNYLEIIESEDFQQEYQDLLKNYVGRATPLYFAKNVSQKYNTQIYLKREDLNHTGAHKINNALGQVLLAKRLGKRRIIAETGAGQHGVATATACALLGLECIVYMGEIDIQRQAPNVARMKMLGAEVIAATSGSKTLKDAVNEALKDWINNPVTTHYVIGSVVGPHPFPDLVARFQSIISQEIKEQLQEKIGRSNPDYVIACVGGGSNAAGTFYHFVNEENVKIIAAEAGGFGIDSGKSAATTFLGTLGVLHGSKSLVMQTEDGQVIEPHSISAGLDYPGIGPFHAHLFKENRAEFFSINDDEALKSAFELTKLEGIIPALESSHALAVLDKKKFNENDVVVICLSGRGDKDMETYLQHLEND from the coding sequence ATGAATTATAAAAATCCAGATAAACATGGATATTATGGAGACTTCGGAGGTGCTTTTATCCCCGAAATGCTTTATCCCAATGTAGAGGAATTACAGAAAAATTATCTTGAAATTATTGAATCGGAAGATTTTCAACAGGAATATCAGGATTTATTAAAAAATTATGTCGGACGTGCTACGCCATTATATTTCGCAAAAAATGTAAGTCAGAAATACAATACTCAAATCTATCTGAAAAGAGAAGACCTGAATCATACCGGAGCACACAAAATCAACAATGCACTCGGACAGGTTTTATTAGCAAAGCGTCTCGGAAAACGCAGAATTATTGCAGAAACCGGAGCCGGACAACATGGTGTTGCAACGGCAACGGCCTGTGCTTTATTAGGTCTTGAATGTATCGTTTACATGGGTGAAATCGATATTCAGAGGCAGGCTCCGAATGTGGCAAGAATGAAAATGCTGGGTGCAGAAGTTATCGCGGCAACTTCAGGTTCAAAAACGCTGAAAGATGCTGTCAATGAAGCGTTGAAAGACTGGATCAATAATCCAGTGACCACGCATTATGTAATTGGAAGCGTAGTCGGTCCGCATCCTTTTCCTGATTTGGTTGCGAGATTTCAGAGTATTATTTCACAGGAAATTAAGGAACAGCTTCAGGAGAAAATCGGTCGTTCCAATCCCGATTATGTTATCGCGTGCGTTGGCGGCGGAAGCAATGCTGCAGGGACTTTTTATCATTTTGTGAATGAAGAAAATGTAAAAATTATTGCCGCCGAAGCCGGTGGTTTTGGCATCGATTCAGGAAAATCTGCAGCCACTACTTTTTTAGGAACTTTAGGCGTTTTGCATGGCAGTAAAAGTTTGGTGATGCAAACGGAAGACGGTCAGGTCATCGAGCCCCATTCTATTTCTGCTGGATTGGATTATCCGGGAATCGGACCATTTCATGCTCATTTATTTAAGGAAAATCGCGCAGAGTTTTTCAGCATTAACGATGATGAAGCTCTGAAATCTGCTTTTGAACTGACAAAACTAGAAGGTATTATTCCCGCTTTGGAAAGTTCTCATGCGCTGGCGGTTTTAGACAAAAAGAAATTCAATGAAAATGATGTGGTCGTAATTTGTTTGAGCGGCCGTGGCGACAAGGATATGGAAACGTATTTGCAGCATTTGGAAAATGACTAA
- the tnpA gene encoding IS200/IS605 family transposase, with translation MGVLKGRLITGSDANPIKKNTNKMSQSLVKNYVHIVFSTKQREDFIDEKIEKELFSYIAVLCKDRDSKALQIGGTDNHIHILCLLSKKIALMKLVQEVKAHSSKWIKTKGKKYENFFWQDGYGAFSINEENVYAVKNYIKNQREHHQTKSYKDELVEMLEKQKMKYDERYLWD, from the coding sequence ATGGGAGTCCTGAAAGGACGACTTATAACAGGATCGGATGCTAATCCGATTAAAAAAAACACAAACAAAATGTCACAATCATTAGTCAAAAACTACGTTCACATAGTTTTTAGTACAAAACAGAGAGAAGATTTCATTGATGAAAAAATAGAGAAAGAACTGTTTTCTTATATTGCCGTATTATGCAAAGACCGTGACAGTAAAGCATTACAAATTGGAGGAACAGATAATCATATCCACATCCTTTGTTTGTTATCTAAAAAAATTGCTCTAATGAAACTGGTACAGGAAGTGAAAGCGCATTCTTCAAAATGGATTAAAACAAAGGGAAAGAAATATGAAAATTTCTTTTGGCAAGATGGTTATGGAGCGTTTTCCATCAATGAGGAGAATGTATATGCAGTAAAGAATTATATTAAAAATCAGAGAGAGCATCATCAAACTAAAAGCTATAAAGATGAACTGGTAGAAATGCTGGAAAAACAAAAAATGAAATATGATGAAAGGTATTTATGGGATTAA